Within the Mucilaginibacter sp. CSA2-8R genome, the region GTTTAGGGCTATTTGAAATTTTAGGTCAGGCCGTAGTTATTTTTAAGCACATGGAGAACGTGAGGATTATTTACGAAGCTCCCGAGCAAGAATTTTTAATTATGGCCGACCGCGACCAGCTGCTGCGGTGCTTCAACAACTTACTTAAAAACGCAATAGAAGCCATGCCCGAGGGCCGCTTTGGTATTATTGATATTACCTATACTTATAATGGTAGTAGTATGTTACTGCAAATTAAGGATAACGGCAACGGAATTCCGGAAAGTCTGCGCGAGCGTATTTTTGAGCCTAATTTTACTACTAAAAGTTCAGGCACCGGTTTAGGCTTAGCCTTTGTGAAAAACTCAATCGAAAATGCTGGTGGTAAAGTGTGGTACGAAACAGTTGGCGGTGAAGGAACAACGTTTTTCTTAAACTTTCCAGAAGCCAAAAAAGCTTAAATTGAAAAAGTTTAATGCGGTTATCAATACATTTGATAACCGCATTAATAAATGATTTAAAACTCAATATGTGCTCGTAGTGAAAACACGTTTACCGGGCCGCGATCACGGTTATAGGCCGGGTTGGCAATAAATTGATAATCGGGCGTGAGCCAAAGTTTATGCTGATACGCGTTAATTTTGTAATATAATTCGGCAATAAGCTCGGGGCGGTAATTTAACTTGCCGTCGCCTATGATAAAGCCATAGCCGCCTGCGGCCAGGTAAGCGCGGTGGTCTTTAGATATGCCGTTGCCTACAAAAGCTAACCCTATTTCATCATCCGGGCGTTTCCATGAGTTACCCTTTAACACACTACCAAAGCTTATAGAGCGGTCAATTTCGGTAAAGGCCCAGGTTTCTGTATGGCCATCATTCCAGCTTGCTTTGGCAAACACACCTAAATCGTGTGTTATAAATTGTTCTCCATTAATGCCAAAGCCATATTTATGGCGGCCATAAGCCAAAGCAGTATCAATAACCGGTGGTGTACTTATAGCCAATACCTCGCGGTATTTGCCAAATTTGCCATTGTTACGATAGCCCAACAAACGTATTTTACCTGGCATGTCGTTGATGGCGTATCGCTTTTCATACTCCAGGGTTTGTGTATTACCATGGCGTATCCGCTCATCCCAAACAGAGCCGTTGGCCGTTGTTGTAGTCATGGTAGCAGCAAAGCGCAATGCCCAGGTGGGCATACCTAACTCGGTAAAAATTCCCATTACATAACCACGGGTATTGGCGGGATAATCCCAGGCCGCATTACTCATCAATGACCAGTTCATGAACTGACTACGCGGATCATGACTGAAAGTATTTGCATCAAAATAGTCTGCCATGCCAAACTTACCGATGGTAACTGCAAAGTAGCGCTTGCTTTTAAAGCCTGCCAAATTGTTTAAGCCATCAGCAACCGTATCGCGCTCGTTACCCCAAGTAAAAGCCTGGGCAAGGTATAACCGGGCAATGTATATTTTAGGTTCAGCACTGCCTACCCTGAATGTTTCACCATTAGGAAAGCCAGCTACGCCTAAAGTTTTACTTAAGCCGGCTCCACCCGACATCTCAGGATTGAAATACACTTGTGCGCCTTTCCATAAACGTGCGCCGGCAAACATGGTGGTGGTTAACGATGTTGCCGTTTCACTTTTAGGCGATAAACTGTTATCGCCCGAATAAGGTGCATAAAACGATGGCTTGGTTTGGGTAATAATAGTTTGCTGAAAGTGAAAATTGAACCTTTGCGGTTTAATAGTATCCTGAGCAAAAAGAGAATGATAGCAAATTAAAAGAGGGGAAAGCAATAATAGCTTTCTGATATTAAGTAACATACCGCAAAAATAGCAGGCTCAAACTAACGTAAATAAGCATTATAAAATCCTAATCTTATTCTAACCTCATTTTAATGTTTGGTCTAAACAGGGTAGTATTTCATGAAAA harbors:
- a CDS encoding carbohydrate porin, encoding MLLNIRKLLLLSPLLICYHSLFAQDTIKPQRFNFHFQQTIITQTKPSFYAPYSGDNSLSPKSETATSLTTTMFAGARLWKGAQVYFNPEMSGGAGLSKTLGVAGFPNGETFRVGSAEPKIYIARLYLAQAFTWGNERDTVADGLNNLAGFKSKRYFAVTIGKFGMADYFDANTFSHDPRSQFMNWSLMSNAAWDYPANTRGYVMGIFTELGMPTWALRFAATMTTTTANGSVWDERIRHGNTQTLEYEKRYAINDMPGKIRLLGYRNNGKFGKYREVLAISTPPVIDTALAYGRHKYGFGINGEQFITHDLGVFAKASWNDGHTETWAFTEIDRSISFGSVLKGNSWKRPDDEIGLAFVGNGISKDHRAYLAAGGYGFIIGDGKLNYRPELIAELYYKINAYQHKLWLTPDYQFIANPAYNRDRGPVNVFSLRAHIEF